The nucleotide sequence GATACAGAGGTCCTCCTTGACGTGCAAGGCCGCACCTTGAACCGCCTCGGTTGCCGCGCCGCGCCAGCCGCGGGATCAGCGAGTGATGACACCGCGACACGCGACCTCTCCGCCGTGTAAGTCGTGATTGACAGCCACCCCTTTCACAGGCCGACCGCGGGGTTCGTTTCGGATCGATGCCAGCCGCCTCCTTTCTGAGGAGCGCGTCCGTGGGTTGCGCGTACCGTCCGCCCCATGAGCACAGACCTCCAAGAAGAGTTCGTCATGGACGGCAGTGACGACGGGACCAACGAACAGAAGCTGCACGGTCTGGTGCAGCAGGTCGAGCAGGACCACGGCGACGAGGGAGCTGGCAGCATGGCCGAGGACCTGCGTGACCGGATGGAGGAGACGAAGACGGAGCCGGAAGACGGCGGAGACAGGGAGGACTGACACCATGGCCGGTCTCGAGAGTGTGCGCTGGAACGACGAAGCGCGGTCGAAGATCCTGAGCGATGCCGACAACGTCCTCCGCGACGCAGTGAGCGCCGTGGCCCGGGAGTTCACGGGCACATCATGGGAGGACGCGTTCAGGGCGTTGAACGAACGACTCAAAGAACGATTCATCGACTACGAACCCGGACCCGACGTCCGCAAGTACGCCGAAGCCATCGCCGCCGGCGACTACACCTGACCTGACGCAACCGAACATGACGAGCGATAAGGAGTCGGTGTCGGAGGACGACAGGCGGCTGATCATCGACGGGCGGCGCTGGCGGCGCACCGACCCCTGCCTCCCTGACGCTCTCGTGCAACAGCTCAAGTCGCATCTCGGGCGCGGGAGATCCGCCGTTCGACGTGCGAGATCCGACAACGACACGGCGGCTCTCGCCCGGGCGCGGCACCGCGTCGACGTCGCGAAGCACGGCCTCGGCGAACGCGGCCAGGAATGGTGGTCGAGCGCTGAAGCCGACCGCCTCGCGCGCGCCGAAGGGGCCCTCCGCGAACTCGACGCGCTGGAGGACTGACCTGTCGCCATCCCGCGACTGGCAACCGGCCGGGCATCGGCCAACCTGAGAGCGCCCGACAACACGCGCACCTACCGTTCGACTCTCACCCGAACACGAGGAGAAACCCATGGCACAGGCCATCGAAACAGTCGACGTGAACGTTCCCGTCTCCGTCGCCTACAACCAGTGGACCCAATTCGAAGAGTTCCCGAAGTTCCTCGACGAGGTCGAGTCGATCACCCAGGAATCCGACACACTGACCCACTGGACGGTAAAGGTCGGCCCGGTCGAGAAGCACTTCGACGCCACCATCACCGAGCAGCACCCGGACGAGCGGGTCGCCTGGAACTCCACCGGCGGCGAGGTCGACCACGCCGGCGTCATCACGTTCCACA is from Frondihabitans australicus and encodes:
- a CDS encoding biopolymer transporter Tol, which encodes MTSDKESVSEDDRRLIIDGRRWRRTDPCLPDALVQQLKSHLGRGRSAVRRARSDNDTAALARARHRVDVAKHGLGERGQEWWSSAEADRLARAEGALRELDALED
- a CDS encoding SRPBCC family protein is translated as MAQAIETVDVNVPVSVAYNQWTQFEEFPKFLDEVESITQESDTLTHWTVKVGPVEKHFDATITEQHPDERVAWNSTGGEVDHAGVITFHKLSDTETRLTVQIDWQPTGFLEKIGSTLGADNHAIKKDLQNFKEYIESQGTADGAWRDDVRA